A single Stutzerimonas stutzeri DNA region contains:
- the rph gene encoding ribonuclease PH, whose translation MKRPSGRAADQLRSIRITRNYTKHAEGSVLVEFGDTKVICTASIENGVPRFLKGQGQGWLTAEYGMLPRATGERNQREASRGKQGGRTLEIQRLIGRSLRASLDMSKLGENTIYIDCDVIQADGGTRTASITGAMVALVDALKLLKKRGGLKGGDPLKQMVAAVSVGIYQGEPVLDLDYLEDSAAETDLNVVMTSTGGFIEVQGTAEGAPFQPQELNAMLALAQGGMNDLFALQLAALAD comes from the coding sequence ATGAAACGTCCCAGTGGCCGCGCCGCCGACCAGCTGCGTTCAATCCGCATCACGCGCAACTACACCAAGCATGCCGAAGGGTCGGTGCTGGTGGAGTTCGGCGACACCAAGGTGATCTGCACCGCCAGCATCGAAAATGGCGTACCACGTTTCCTCAAGGGGCAGGGCCAGGGCTGGTTGACCGCCGAGTACGGCATGCTGCCGCGCGCCACCGGTGAGCGTAACCAGCGTGAAGCCAGTCGGGGCAAGCAGGGCGGACGTACCCTGGAAATCCAGCGCCTGATCGGTCGCTCGCTGCGCGCATCGCTGGACATGAGCAAATTGGGGGAGAACACGATCTACATCGACTGCGATGTGATCCAGGCCGATGGCGGCACCCGCACGGCCTCGATTACCGGTGCGATGGTGGCGCTGGTCGATGCCCTCAAGCTGCTCAAGAAGCGCGGCGGGCTGAAAGGTGGCGATCCGCTCAAACAGATGGTCGCGGCGGTATCGGTGGGTATCTACCAGGGCGAGCCGGTGCTCGATCTGGATTATCTTGAAGACTCGGCTGCCGAGACCGACCTGAACGTGGTGATGACCAGTACCGGTGGCTTCATCGAAGTGCAGGGTACTGCCGAAGGCGCGCCGTTCCAGCCACAGGAACTCAACGCCATGCTCGCTCTGGCTCAGGGCGGCATGAACGACTTGTTCGCGCTGCAGCTGGCCGCGCTCGCCGATTGA
- a CDS encoding DUF4870 domain-containing protein, with amino-acid sequence MSDQELIPQPSPQARQWAMFCHYSAFFWFLVPMIGNVLGPLIVWQLKKDMDPFVDEQGKEALNFQITFSILLMICAVLAWILIGFPLMALISVVALVLVVIAGIRANEGRPYRYPFCWRIVK; translated from the coding sequence ATGTCCGATCAGGAACTCATCCCGCAGCCCTCGCCGCAAGCGCGGCAGTGGGCGATGTTCTGTCACTACTCGGCGTTCTTCTGGTTCCTCGTGCCGATGATCGGCAACGTGCTGGGGCCGCTGATCGTCTGGCAATTGAAGAAGGACATGGACCCTTTCGTCGATGAGCAGGGCAAGGAGGCGCTGAACTTCCAGATCACGTTCAGCATTCTGCTGATGATCTGCGCAGTGTTGGCTTGGATACTGATCGGCTTTCCGCTGATGGCGTTGATCAGCGTGGTGGCGTTGGTGCTGGTGGTCATCGCCGGCATTCGCGCCAATGAAGGCCGGCCCTACCGGTATCCGTTCTGCTGGCGGATCGTCAAATGA
- a CDS encoding exodeoxyribonuclease III, whose protein sequence is MRIISVNVNGIQAAAQRGLLSWLQAQNADVICLQDTRASVVELDDPAYQLDGYFLYTVDAELPEQGGVALYSRLQPKAVIMGLGFETADRYGRYLQADFDKVSIASLLLPTGRGGDEDLNQKFKFMDDFAHYLDKQRRKRREYIYCGSLYVAHQKLDVKNWRDCQQATGFLAPERAWLDEIFGNMGYVDALREASREGDLYSWWPDTEQAQMLNLGWRFDYQILTSGMRRFVRNARLPRQPRFSQHAPLVVDYDWTLST, encoded by the coding sequence TCAAGCGGCGGCTCAGCGGGGTCTTCTCAGCTGGCTGCAAGCGCAGAATGCCGATGTCATCTGCCTGCAGGATACCCGCGCCTCCGTAGTAGAACTCGATGATCCGGCTTACCAGCTCGATGGTTATTTTCTCTATACCGTCGACGCTGAACTTCCGGAACAGGGTGGCGTTGCGCTGTATTCTCGGCTGCAGCCGAAGGCCGTGATCATGGGCCTCGGCTTCGAAACCGCCGACCGTTACGGTCGCTATCTGCAAGCCGATTTCGACAAGGTCAGCATCGCCAGCCTGCTGCTGCCGACCGGCCGCGGCGGCGACGAGGACTTGAACCAGAAATTCAAGTTCATGGACGATTTCGCCCACTATCTGGACAAGCAACGCCGCAAGCGCCGCGAGTACATTTATTGCGGCTCGCTGTACGTAGCCCATCAGAAACTGGACGTGAAGAACTGGCGCGACTGCCAGCAGGCCACCGGCTTCCTCGCGCCAGAGCGCGCCTGGCTGGATGAGATCTTCGGCAACATGGGTTACGTCGACGCCCTGCGCGAGGCCAGCCGAGAAGGCGACCTCTACAGCTGGTGGCCGGACACCGAGCAGGCACAGATGCTCAATCTGGGTTGGCGCTTCGATTACCAGATACTGACGTCGGGCATGCGTCGTTTCGTGCGTAACGCTCGCCTGCCCCGCCAGCCTCGTTTCTCCCAGCACGCTCCGCTGGTGGTCGATTACGACTGGACCCTCAGCACCTGA